One region of Sporohalobacter salinus genomic DNA includes:
- a CDS encoding chemotaxis protein CheA produces MDMEELQDLYANEAEEHLGVLNRSLLELEDNPQNLDIIKELFRAAHTLKGMAGTMGFDEVSNLTHAMENILDKLRNEEMTVTTEIMNLLFKSVDTLEILANEGKEALDYDLDGVISELKAYASGDIEVDKPTSNGDSNKEVSGDYSLNLTDKEVEILNDKLTEQSVIYMLDVILEEDCVFGALRAKMVVDELESYGETIKGKPELKGIEEKDIEEKFHIIFISEHGKEEVSSSLNRISEIERIELEEIEKIEDLKESEDKTEKKKQKTKKKSSSSRSSLSSKLRSSNKIKVDVDRLDDLMNLVAELVIKRTQVESIGLDYELDELNKKLKSLGKVTSELQDEVMNMRMVPINLVFNRFPRLVRDLSQELDKEINLEIEGEDTELDRTIIDEIGDPLVHILRNAADHGIERPEERKEAGKDPEGTIELSAFHEGNNVVIEIKDDGGGINAEYIKQKAVSNGVISREESENMSDKEIINLIFASGFSTAEDVSDVSGRGVGMDVVRNTIESLSGSIDISSEVGKGSTFTIKLPLTLAIIQGFLINIANQKYVLPLETIQEIVKVESEDIKTVSQQEVIQRRGTVIPLISLRKELNKSAYEEQPDQISVVIIEVDQEYYGLIVDSIVGQQEVVIKRINDLSDEVRKIAGATILGDGSVALIIDVEEITSG; encoded by the coding sequence ATGGATATGGAAGAACTTCAGGATTTGTATGCAAATGAAGCAGAAGAGCATTTGGGAGTATTGAATCGTTCATTATTGGAATTAGAAGATAATCCACAAAATTTGGATATTATCAAAGAGTTATTTAGAGCGGCCCATACTCTTAAGGGTATGGCTGGAACTATGGGATTTGATGAAGTTAGTAATTTAACTCATGCTATGGAGAATATTTTGGATAAACTAAGAAATGAAGAGATGACTGTAACTACTGAAATCATGAATTTATTATTTAAGTCTGTAGATACATTAGAGATATTAGCAAATGAAGGAAAAGAAGCTTTAGATTATGATTTGGATGGAGTTATTTCTGAATTGAAGGCTTATGCTTCCGGAGATATTGAAGTGGACAAGCCAACATCAAATGGAGATAGTAATAAAGAAGTATCGGGAGATTATAGTCTTAATTTAACTGATAAAGAGGTTGAAATACTTAATGATAAGCTTACAGAGCAGTCGGTTATATATATGTTAGATGTAATACTAGAAGAAGACTGTGTTTTTGGAGCTTTACGGGCTAAGATGGTGGTTGATGAATTAGAAAGTTACGGTGAAACAATTAAAGGTAAGCCAGAGCTAAAAGGGATTGAAGAAAAGGACATTGAGGAAAAATTTCATATTATATTCATCAGTGAGCATGGGAAAGAGGAAGTATCAAGTTCTTTAAATCGTATTTCCGAAATAGAAAGAATAGAGTTAGAAGAGATTGAAAAAATAGAAGATTTAAAAGAAAGTGAAGATAAAACTGAGAAGAAAAAACAAAAGACTAAGAAGAAATCATCCTCTAGTAGATCATCATTATCTAGTAAATTACGTTCAAGTAATAAAATTAAAGTAGATGTAGATAGATTGGACGATTTAATGAATTTAGTAGCTGAATTGGTAATTAAAAGAACTCAGGTAGAGTCTATTGGACTTGATTATGAATTAGACGAGTTAAATAAAAAGCTTAAATCTTTGGGCAAGGTAACTAGTGAACTGCAGGATGAAGTTATGAATATGAGAATGGTGCCGATAAATTTAGTCTTTAATAGATTTCCACGTTTGGTACGAGATTTATCTCAGGAATTGGATAAAGAGATTAATTTAGAAATTGAAGGAGAAGATACAGAATTAGATCGAACAATTATTGATGAAATTGGTGACCCATTGGTACATATTTTGCGTAATGCTGCTGACCATGGAATCGAAAGGCCAGAGGAAAGGAAAGAAGCTGGGAAAGATCCTGAAGGTACTATTGAGTTGTCAGCTTTTCATGAAGGAAACAATGTGGTAATTGAAATAAAAGATGATGGCGGCGGTATTAATGCTGAATATATTAAACAGAAGGCTGTAAGTAATGGGGTAATTAGTAGAGAAGAATCGGAGAACATGAGTGATAAGGAAATAATTAATTTGATTTTTGCTTCTGGCTTCAGTACTGCAGAAGATGTTAGTGATGTTTCTGGTCGAGGAGTAGGAATGGATGTAGTTAGAAATACAATTGAATCTTTAAGCGGTTCTATTGATATTTCTTCGGAAGTTGGTAAAGGATCTACTTTTACTATTAAGTTACCATTAACTTTAGCTATTATTCAGGGTTTTCTAATTAATATTGCTAATCAAAAATATGTTTTACCATTAGAGACAATTCAAGAGATTGTAAAGGTGGAGTCTGAAGATATAAAGACGGTTAGTCAGCAGGAAGTAATTCAGCGTCGAGGAACAGTAATTCCATTAATTTCTCTCCGGAAAGAACTTAATAAATCAGCTTATGAAGAGCAGCCGGATCAAATTTCAGTTGTAATTATTGAAGTTGATCAAGAATATTATGGACTTATTGTTGATTCAATTGTTGGACAACAGGAAGTAGTCATTAAACGTATTAATGATTTATCCGATGAAGTTAGAAAGATAGCAGGAGCAACTATTTTAGGAGACGGTAGTGTAGCTTTGATAATTGATGTAGAAGAGATAACAAGTGGTTAG
- a CDS encoding chemotaxis protein CheW, whose protein sequence is MSDKTKQLIVFNLGGEEFGVKITRIQEIIRMKEITELPNSSEFMAGIINLRGDIISVIDLRSKFAITQEETKKTRIIIVEMDDQDVGLIVDSVSEVLRISSEDIEDAPDRVAGIRQEYLKGIGKIDDRIIILLALDKLLTAEEKIELENIDENVEAQ, encoded by the coding sequence ATGAGTGATAAGACGAAACAGTTAATAGTCTTTAATTTGGGCGGAGAAGAATTCGGAGTTAAAATCACTAGAATCCAGGAGATTATTCGGATGAAAGAGATTACAGAGCTGCCTAATAGTTCTGAATTCATGGCTGGGATTATTAATTTACGCGGGGATATCATATCAGTTATTGATTTGAGAAGTAAGTTTGCTATTACTCAGGAAGAAACCAAAAAGACGCGAATAATTATTGTAGAAATGGATGATCAGGATGTTGGATTAATTGTAGATTCTGTTTCAGAAGTATTAAGAATTAGTTCTGAAGATATTGAGGATGCTCCAGATAGAGTTGCTGGAATCAGACAAGAGTACTTAAAAGGAATTGGTAAAATAGATGATAGAATTATTATTTTGCTTGCTTTAGATAAATTATTAACGGCTGAAGAGAAGATTGAATTAGAAAATATTGATGAAAATGTTGAAGCTCAATAA
- a CDS encoding GNAT family N-acetyltransferase: MEQFVYANEGRVLLREATQDDVPKIVELFAELPKNDYWQTEELAQNRYDLIEKTDGIICVAVLGEEVIGYTEVILPDSRDDFGFVTKLQIADEYKRRKFGTELVRYGMILTKKKGYVGSVVWPDVNKSKGLYKKVGFKEITDNQKVIFRVKENLPEIKGELIEEISSLDEFKKLELAVGSQYKVEFIWSRGFELGQQGLLGYKQPLVQKVRVDAGQGAIFFDNHHLFVAVAKEDRDNLDLITALLKYGSKVAQEQGAEELMTYIDIDDWGEINSRLKDIWEIEQDEARLEMKMEFDD, encoded by the coding sequence ATGGAGCAATTTGTCTATGCAAATGAAGGTAGGGTGTTATTACGCGAAGCTACCCAGGATGATGTACCAAAAATTGTTGAACTTTTTGCAGAACTACCTAAAAATGATTACTGGCAGACAGAAGAATTAGCTCAAAATCGTTATGATTTAATAGAAAAAACAGATGGAATAATCTGTGTAGCAGTTTTAGGTGAGGAAGTGATTGGCTATACAGAAGTTATTCTGCCTGATTCTAGAGATGACTTTGGTTTCGTAACCAAACTGCAGATTGCTGATGAATATAAGCGTCGTAAGTTTGGAACAGAGTTAGTTCGCTATGGAATGATTTTGACTAAGAAGAAAGGCTATGTAGGTTCTGTAGTTTGGCCTGATGTTAATAAATCAAAGGGGCTGTATAAAAAGGTAGGTTTTAAAGAGATAACAGATAATCAGAAGGTAATCTTTAGAGTAAAAGAAAACTTACCAGAGATTAAAGGAGAATTAATCGAAGAGATTTCTTCTTTGGATGAATTCAAAAAGTTAGAATTGGCAGTTGGGTCTCAGTATAAAGTTGAGTTTATCTGGAGCCGTGGTTTTGAATTAGGCCAACAAGGATTATTAGGCTATAAGCAGCCTTTAGTTCAGAAAGTAAGAGTTGATGCAGGACAAGGAGCTATCTTCTTTGATAATCATCATTTATTTGTGGCTGTAGCAAAAGAGGATAGAGATAATTTAGACTTAATTACAGCTTTATTAAAGTATGGTTCAAAGGTTGCTCAAGAACAAGGAGCAGAAGAATTAATGACTTACATAGATATTGATGACTGGGGAGAAATCAATTCAAGACTTAAAGACATATGGGAAATTGAGCAGGATGAAGCTCGATTAGAAATGAAAATGGAATTTGATGATTAA
- a CDS encoding Rqc2 family fibronectin-binding protein, whose amino-acid sequence MALDGLTLRAIKTELEEKLIGGRLDKIYQPEENLLTLRFRQPGENIKLLLSANPQNPRIYITESNHDNPLRPPTFCMLLRKHLEHGRLRKIEQPDFERILKIHIDSKNKQGEIETKTLLIETMGRHSNIILIDNENQILDSIKRVTSDMSRHREILPGHEYQKPPKQGKINPLTINKDEFMKRIKSDIDKKVYRAIMENIRGISPLIAKELAYRAGLDKNDKIRKINNISLEKLWSEFKNLIKQIKAEEFEPNLIINNDKFEAYSITKLTSLSQYQPKQFNTTNKLLDYYFTNKIKLKKITDLKNSLKGVTSDNIDKAMKKYRRVKGQLQGAKNADKYRIKGELIKANIYRIEPGQTKLEATNYYSDDEETMNIQLDADLSPIENAQEYFEKYDKAKNSVDYLKNELRKAKNEVNYLKQVEVLVEQAESIEDLQEIKEELISEGYIKKQKSQKDSRKQKHKKSQPLKFKSSDGFDIRVGRNNRQNDKLVKYESSNQDFWLHAKDIPGAHVIIKNHTRDEIPQTSIEEAAHLAAYYSKGKNSSNVPVDYTLSKHVNKPKGAKPGMVYYENQQTLYVTPQKEIIKKMNQQ is encoded by the coding sequence ATGGCGTTAGATGGATTAACTTTACGTGCAATCAAAACAGAATTAGAAGAAAAATTAATTGGAGGACGTCTAGATAAAATATACCAGCCTGAAGAAAATTTATTAACTTTAAGGTTTAGACAACCAGGTGAAAATATAAAGTTACTTCTTTCTGCTAATCCACAGAACCCTAGAATTTATATTACCGAAAGTAATCATGACAATCCGCTCCGCCCTCCTACCTTTTGTATGTTACTCCGCAAACATTTAGAACACGGCAGACTGCGCAAAATAGAACAACCAGATTTCGAACGTATTTTGAAAATTCACATAGACTCTAAGAATAAACAAGGTGAAATAGAAACTAAAACTTTGTTAATTGAAACTATGGGTCGCCATAGCAATATCATTCTAATTGATAACGAAAATCAAATTTTGGATAGTATTAAACGAGTTACCTCTGATATGAGCCGGCATCGAGAAATTTTACCAGGACATGAATATCAAAAACCACCTAAACAAGGCAAAATAAACCCATTAACTATTAATAAAGATGAATTTATGAAACGAATCAAATCTGATATAGATAAGAAAGTCTACCGTGCTATAATGGAAAATATCCGTGGAATCAGTCCCTTAATAGCTAAAGAATTAGCTTATCGAGCAGGGTTAGATAAAAATGATAAAATCAGAAAAATAAATAATATTTCTTTAGAAAAATTGTGGTCAGAATTTAAAAATCTAATTAAGCAGATAAAAGCTGAAGAGTTTGAACCAAATTTAATTATTAACAATGATAAATTTGAAGCTTATTCAATAACTAAGTTAACTAGTCTATCACAGTATCAACCAAAACAGTTCAATACCACTAATAAATTATTAGACTACTACTTTACTAATAAAATCAAACTTAAAAAAATTACCGATCTTAAAAACTCTCTTAAAGGAGTAACATCAGATAATATCGATAAAGCGATGAAAAAATATCGTCGAGTAAAAGGCCAATTACAAGGTGCTAAAAATGCTGATAAATATAGAATTAAAGGCGAACTAATTAAGGCAAATATCTATCGTATAGAGCCAGGACAGACAAAACTAGAAGCCACTAATTACTATTCTGATGACGAAGAAACAATGAATATTCAATTAGATGCAGATCTGTCTCCGATTGAGAATGCTCAGGAATACTTCGAAAAATATGATAAAGCAAAAAATAGTGTAGATTATCTTAAAAACGAATTACGAAAAGCCAAAAATGAAGTTAATTATCTTAAACAAGTAGAAGTTTTAGTAGAACAAGCAGAAAGCATCGAAGATTTACAAGAAATTAAAGAAGAATTAATTTCTGAAGGATATATTAAAAAACAAAAATCACAAAAAGACTCTCGAAAACAAAAACACAAAAAATCACAACCACTTAAATTTAAATCATCTGATGGTTTTGATATCAGAGTTGGACGCAATAACCGCCAGAATGATAAGTTAGTCAAATATGAATCCTCAAATCAAGATTTCTGGCTCCATGCTAAGGACATACCAGGAGCTCATGTGATTATCAAAAATCATACTCGCGATGAAATTCCACAGACAAGCATTGAAGAAGCAGCTCATCTAGCAGCTTACTATAGTAAAGGAAAGAATTCATCCAATGTTCCTGTCGATTATACTTTGTCTAAACATGTCAATAAACCTAAAGGAGCTAAACCAGGGATGGTCTATTATGAAAATCAACAGACTCTCTATGTTACTCCTCAAAAAGAAATAATTAAAAAAATGAATCAACAATAA
- a CDS encoding calcium-transporting P-type ATPase, PMR1-type, producing MEEKSNYQAYQLSISDVITELKTDLETGLLSSQIPRRQKRYGPNQLPDQNSPSIFGMMLEQFNDFMVWVLIGAVLISGFLGQMDDAIAIIAIVILNAIMGFVQEYRAEKSLQALKKLAAPEATVLRDNKKQKISTDELVPGDILYLKQGDKIPADGRVIESNSLETNEASLTGESITVKKDSNRITAENAALGDRTNMVYMGTNVVKGRAKVVVIDIGLDTEMGQIADMLQNTEERQTPLQQRLDALGKWLVYICFLACAAVVGLGVIKGEPIYKMFLSGVSLAVAAIPEGLPAIVTLSLAIGVQRMIKRQAIVRKLPSVETLGCTTVICSDKTGTLTKNEMTIKKIYTDGKTYDLNSESLSAEGVRKSLQIGAICNNARLKRKSHGMFSQDSWEVMGDPTEGAFLLAARKAGMNKERLQQQFSQLKEVPFDSNRKRMSMIGQRNGKNTLYLKGAFDVIINRCSHYWEDGEVKRLTSKKLNHFKHRNEELSSQALRVLAVAVRKLPKNLDQERLEKYETDLVLVGLVGMMDPPRREAKRAIARCKRAGIKPIMVTGDHKNTAQAIADELNLLNRNDKVVTGSELQQMSEGEFRSKIDQIGVYARVTPEDKLRIVKTLKDRGEVVTMTGDGVNDAPAVKEADIGIAMGEQGTDVTQEASSLILADDNFRTIVAAVEEGRAIYDNIRKFIRYLLSCNIGEILTMFLASLFGFELPLIPIQILWVNLVTDGLPALALGVDPAAEDIMKRTPRPPNESIFAHGLRTRIISKGILIALSTLFTFILGLKISGGDLTEARTVAFNNLVMAQLFFVFSCRSEEYSIFEMNPFSNFYLVISVIISFGMQLVVLYFPGLKSIFETTSLHQGEWLLILVTAGSATILVEFFEGIINKISNKIRYISIENESIN from the coding sequence ATGGAAGAAAAAAGTAATTATCAAGCATATCAGTTATCAATTTCTGATGTCATTACCGAACTAAAGACTGATTTAGAGACGGGGTTATTATCATCACAGATACCAAGAAGACAAAAGAGGTATGGTCCTAACCAGTTACCAGATCAAAATAGTCCTTCAATATTTGGGATGATGTTAGAACAATTTAATGATTTTATGGTTTGGGTATTAATTGGAGCAGTACTCATTTCAGGTTTTTTAGGTCAGATGGATGATGCAATTGCTATTATAGCTATAGTTATTTTAAATGCAATTATGGGTTTTGTACAAGAGTATAGAGCAGAGAAGTCATTGCAGGCTTTAAAGAAATTAGCAGCTCCAGAAGCAACTGTTCTTCGTGATAATAAGAAACAGAAAATATCAACTGATGAATTGGTTCCAGGAGATATTCTATATTTAAAACAAGGTGATAAAATACCGGCTGATGGTAGAGTTATAGAAAGTAATAGTTTAGAAACTAATGAGGCTTCATTAACTGGAGAATCAATTACAGTTAAGAAAGATTCGAATAGAATCACAGCCGAGAATGCAGCTTTAGGCGATAGAACTAATATGGTTTATATGGGGACTAATGTTGTTAAAGGAAGGGCTAAAGTTGTAGTTATTGATATAGGACTGGATACAGAAATGGGGCAAATAGCCGATATGCTCCAGAATACAGAAGAACGCCAAACACCTCTCCAACAAAGATTGGATGCTTTAGGTAAGTGGTTGGTTTATATCTGTTTTTTAGCTTGTGCGGCAGTAGTAGGTCTAGGAGTAATTAAAGGTGAACCGATCTATAAAATGTTTCTTTCAGGGGTTAGTTTGGCAGTAGCAGCTATTCCTGAAGGATTACCAGCAATTGTAACGCTATCTTTGGCAATTGGTGTTCAACGGATGATTAAACGCCAAGCAATAGTTAGAAAATTACCTTCAGTGGAGACATTAGGCTGTACAACAGTAATTTGTTCTGATAAAACCGGCACTTTAACTAAGAATGAAATGACAATTAAGAAGATTTATACTGATGGAAAAACTTATGATTTGAATTCAGAATCGTTATCTGCTGAGGGAGTTAGAAAATCATTGCAGATTGGTGCTATTTGTAATAATGCTCGTTTAAAACGAAAATCGCATGGTATGTTTAGTCAAGATAGTTGGGAGGTAATGGGAGATCCTACCGAAGGAGCTTTTTTATTGGCTGCTAGGAAAGCAGGAATGAATAAAGAGAGATTACAGCAGCAGTTTTCTCAGTTGAAAGAAGTCCCTTTTGATTCTAATCGTAAGCGGATGTCTATGATTGGGCAGCGCAATGGAAAGAATACATTATATCTTAAAGGGGCTTTTGATGTAATCATAAATCGATGTAGTCATTATTGGGAAGATGGAGAAGTAAAACGCTTAACTTCTAAGAAACTAAATCATTTTAAACATCGGAATGAAGAGTTATCTAGCCAGGCATTAAGAGTGTTGGCAGTAGCTGTTAGAAAGTTACCAAAAAATTTAGATCAAGAACGGTTGGAGAAGTATGAAACTGATTTAGTTTTGGTAGGCTTAGTAGGAATGATGGATCCTCCTCGTCGAGAGGCTAAGCGAGCCATTGCTAGATGTAAACGAGCTGGGATTAAACCGATAATGGTAACTGGAGATCATAAGAATACAGCTCAGGCAATTGCTGATGAATTAAATTTATTAAATAGAAATGATAAGGTAGTTACTGGTAGTGAACTACAACAGATGAGTGAAGGAGAGTTTAGATCTAAAATAGATCAGATAGGAGTTTATGCTCGGGTGACTCCTGAAGATAAATTAAGAATTGTAAAGACGCTTAAGGATAGAGGAGAAGTAGTTACTATGACCGGTGATGGTGTTAATGATGCACCGGCAGTTAAAGAGGCAGATATAGGTATAGCAATGGGAGAGCAAGGAACCGATGTAACTCAAGAAGCTTCCTCATTAATCTTAGCTGATGATAACTTTCGAACGATAGTAGCAGCTGTAGAAGAAGGTAGGGCAATTTATGATAATATTCGTAAGTTTATTCGTTATCTTCTTTCTTGTAATATTGGTGAGATATTAACGATGTTTTTAGCTTCGCTTTTTGGGTTTGAGTTGCCATTAATACCGATTCAGATTCTTTGGGTTAATTTAGTTACAGATGGACTGCCAGCTTTAGCTTTAGGAGTTGACCCAGCAGCAGAGGATATTATGAAACGTACTCCACGCCCTCCTAATGAAAGTATTTTTGCTCATGGATTAAGAACAAGGATAATTTCAAAAGGTATATTAATAGCCTTAAGTACTCTTTTTACTTTTATTTTAGGGCTAAAGATTAGTGGCGGAGATTTAACCGAAGCTAGAACTGTAGCTTTTAATAATTTAGTAATGGCTCAGCTCTTTTTTGTTTTTAGCTGTCGATCAGAAGAGTATAGCATTTTTGAAATGAATCCGTTTTCAAACTTCTATTTAGTAATTTCAGTAATAATTTCTTTTGGAATGCAGTTAGTTGTTTTATATTTCCCAGGTTTAAAAAGTATATTTGAAACTACTTCTTTACATCAAGGAGAATGGCTGCTTATTCTAGTTACTGCTGGTAGTGCTACCATTTTAGTAGAGTTCTTTGAGGGAATAATTAATAAGATTAGTAATAAAATTCGATATATTAGTATTGAAAACGAATCTATTAATTAA
- a CDS encoding protein-glutamate methylesterase/protein-glutamine glutaminase, which yields MSSPIRVLVVDDSAFMRKMISEMLDTDGIEVVATARNGKDALKKLEKYDPDLATLDVEMPEMDGLEFLQEIMPESSLPVIMLSNLTSKDNMTTIKALELGAVDFIPKPSGPISLDIDTIEEKLIKKVKVVAESNVKSHDSQESSVTDQSKLSKSKSDTERQKIISRGQKRRSSPKNTTDGEVVIIGASTGGPKSLKEVVTKISSNFDIGILIVQHMPPNFTTSLAQRLDRLSQIKVKEAEEGDIIKPGQVLLAPGGHNMLVKKGGKITLSQEEKIHNVRPAVDLTMESAVEHYGSQILGVILTGMGKDGTCGLDAIKSAGGYTIAQDENSSVVYGMPRAAYEAGVVDSVKPLSEVADEIIRLSKKLK from the coding sequence TTGTCATCTCCAATAAGAGTATTAGTAGTTGATGATTCAGCTTTCATGCGGAAAATGATTTCAGAAATGTTAGATACTGATGGTATTGAAGTAGTTGCTACAGCAAGAAATGGAAAAGATGCTCTAAAAAAACTTGAAAAATATGATCCTGATTTAGCTACTTTAGATGTTGAAATGCCGGAGATGGATGGTTTGGAATTTTTGCAGGAAATAATGCCTGAAAGTTCGCTGCCTGTTATTATGTTAAGTAACTTAACTAGTAAGGATAATATGACTACTATTAAGGCCTTAGAATTAGGGGCAGTAGACTTTATTCCTAAACCTTCCGGACCTATTTCTTTAGATATTGATACAATAGAAGAGAAATTAATAAAGAAAGTGAAAGTAGTTGCTGAATCTAATGTAAAGAGTCATGATTCTCAGGAAAGTAGTGTAACTGATCAATCTAAACTTAGCAAATCTAAATCAGATACTGAACGACAAAAAATTATTTCTCGAGGGCAAAAGAGAAGATCAAGTCCAAAAAATACAACTGATGGAGAAGTAGTAATTATAGGTGCTTCAACGGGTGGTCCTAAATCTTTAAAAGAAGTAGTTACTAAAATAAGCAGTAATTTTGATATAGGAATTTTAATTGTACAGCATATGCCGCCGAATTTTACTACTTCACTAGCTCAAAGACTAGATAGATTATCTCAGATTAAAGTAAAGGAAGCAGAAGAAGGAGATATAATTAAACCTGGTCAAGTTTTATTAGCTCCAGGTGGGCATAATATGTTAGTAAAAAAAGGTGGCAAGATTACCTTAAGCCAAGAAGAAAAGATACATAATGTACGTCCGGCGGTAGATTTAACTATGGAATCTGCTGTTGAGCATTATGGCAGTCAGATTTTAGGGGTTATATTGACTGGAATGGGTAAAGATGGTACTTGTGGTTTGGATGCTATTAAATCGGCTGGAGGTTATACTATTGCTCAGGATGAAAATTCTTCTGTAGTTTATGGGATGCCACGTGCAGCCTATGAAGCTGGAGTAGTTGACAGTGTTAAACCATTGTCGGAAGTTGCTGACGAAATTATAAGATTATCAAAAAAATTAAAATAG
- a CDS encoding response regulator, whose translation MAKSILIVDDAQFMRTMLSKLVQEEGYEVVGEAVNGEDAVEKYKEFNPDLVTMDITMPEMDGIEAMEHIKEFDPEADIIVCSAMGQKPMVVDALEAGAKDFIVKPIKPEKVKEALNNILG comes from the coding sequence ATGGCTAAAAGTATTTTGATTGTTGATGATGCTCAATTTATGCGGACAATGTTATCAAAATTAGTTCAGGAAGAAGGATATGAAGTAGTAGGAGAAGCAGTAAATGGAGAAGATGCAGTAGAAAAGTATAAAGAATTTAATCCTGATTTAGTAACGATGGATATTACAATGCCGGAAATGGATGGTATTGAAGCGATGGAACATATAAAAGAATTTGATCCTGAGGCGGATATTATTGTCTGTAGTGCTATGGGACAGAAGCCGATGGTAGTAGATGCCTTAGAAGCAGGAGCAAAGGATTTTATCGTTAAGCCGATAAAGCCTGAGAAAGTAAAAGAAGCTTTAAATAATATATTAGGCTAA